A region of Rhodohalobacter barkolensis DNA encodes the following proteins:
- a CDS encoding SDR family NAD(P)-dependent oxidoreductase yields the protein MSKRMIIIGATSGIGEHLARHAVNKGYTVGGTGRRIDRLKELREELGNQFYYAEMDVTHFSESRSTLHSLIEQMGGMDIIVLNAGISNHPASSIIAMEQKVIDVNISGFVQLFGEAFLYFRKQGHGQLVGMSSIAGLFGSSRAAPYSASKAFISTYMQAYRQRCNKLKADITVTDVKPGFVKSEMIEGKKGLFWVAETEKAVRQILKDIEKKKSYSYITRRWRLIAWFIKLIPNWVIDRI from the coding sequence GTGAGTAAACGAATGATCATCATCGGTGCAACTTCAGGCATCGGTGAACATCTCGCCAGGCACGCTGTCAATAAAGGATACACTGTTGGCGGTACCGGACGCAGAATCGACCGTTTGAAAGAATTAAGAGAAGAGTTGGGGAATCAATTCTACTACGCTGAGATGGATGTCACCCATTTTAGTGAATCTCGATCTACCCTTCATTCCCTCATAGAACAGATGGGAGGCATGGACATCATCGTTCTGAATGCAGGCATCTCAAATCATCCTGCTTCTTCCATTATTGCAATGGAGCAGAAGGTGATCGATGTAAATATAAGCGGATTCGTACAGCTTTTTGGAGAAGCATTTCTTTATTTCAGAAAACAGGGACATGGACAACTGGTAGGCATGTCGTCTATAGCGGGTCTGTTTGGATCGTCCCGGGCTGCACCTTACAGCGCTTCCAAAGCTTTTATCTCAACATACATGCAAGCATATCGGCAACGATGCAATAAATTGAAGGCCGATATCACTGTTACGGATGTAAAACCGGGTTTCGTTAAAAGTGAAATGATTGAGGGAAAGAAGGGATTGTTTTGGGTAGCCGAGACTGAAAAGGCAGTACGGCAAATTTTAAAGGATATTGAAAAGAAGAAATCCTACTCCTACATCACACGTAGATGGAGGCTCATCGCGTGGTTTATTAAACTCATCCCAAATTGGGTTATTGACCGGATATAA
- a CDS encoding YihY/virulence factor BrkB family protein, whose translation MQLFDKHKFRAYWKMVADLAMKKHVFFNASAITFNLFICSIPFTLILISIIGFVLSIDTAFEELIRYGRELLPTLNYEGQSGDLIGSAITLETIIEPLVNARTIFGLAGIAILMIFSQGLFHTMKHALFDVFDVEDRKHPILELIHNFFAFGVIGGVFLFFSMAISIISLFSFNEIDIPYTDIVIELGWVADFLTNVIPVIFMILLFYAIFRYISERRMRPKVAFWSAITYTVLFEIAKYGISLYLEYALTAYRYFYQGYTVLIIIVFWVFYAAVLFVITSIMARSYQEVYLKTPVADRNPYTEIS comes from the coding sequence ATGCAGCTATTCGATAAACATAAATTTCGGGCGTACTGGAAAATGGTTGCTGATCTCGCAATGAAGAAGCATGTCTTCTTTAATGCATCAGCTATTACATTTAACCTTTTTATCTGTTCTATCCCTTTTACTCTTATTCTCATCTCTATCATTGGATTTGTATTATCCATTGATACTGCCTTTGAAGAGCTGATTCGATATGGAAGGGAATTACTTCCAACTCTTAATTATGAGGGGCAATCGGGCGATCTTATTGGCAGTGCAATTACTCTTGAAACCATCATTGAACCGTTGGTTAACGCACGAACAATCTTTGGTTTAGCAGGTATTGCTATCTTAATGATCTTTTCTCAAGGACTTTTCCACACCATGAAACATGCGTTATTCGACGTATTTGATGTTGAAGACCGAAAACACCCCATCCTTGAATTAATACATAACTTTTTTGCATTTGGTGTGATTGGAGGTGTATTTCTTTTTTTTAGTATGGCTATCTCCATTATCTCCCTGTTTTCATTTAATGAAATTGATATCCCATATACGGATATTGTAATTGAACTTGGATGGGTGGCCGATTTTCTGACCAATGTGATTCCGGTCATTTTTATGATTTTACTCTTCTATGCCATTTTTCGTTACATCAGTGAACGACGAATGCGCCCGAAAGTCGCCTTTTGGTCGGCCATTACCTATACCGTTCTCTTTGAGATAGCCAAGTATGGAATCAGCTTATATCTTGAATATGCTCTGACCGCTTATCGCTATTTCTACCAGGGTTATACTGTTCTGATTATTATCGTTTTTTGGGTATTCTATGCCGCAGTTCTTTTTGTAATCACATCCATTATGGCACGTTCCTATCAGGAAGTTTATCTTAAAACGCCAGTAGCCGATAGAAATCCATATACCGAAATTTCCTGA
- a CDS encoding DUF6580 family putative transport protein, whose product MNKKTFYILSGFILFAALSRLLPHAYNFTPLGAIALFGAAYFKDKKWAFIIPITAFWISDLLLNNLFYSAYYEGFTWFTSGFLYLYGSIAMIAVLGYYLLKKVTIGRVIGGALGASLIFFIVSNFGVWISSPLYPLSAEGLIACYTAAIPFFHNTLGGNLVYSALLFGAYEWLKVQYPSLQPVESQV is encoded by the coding sequence ATGAATAAGAAGACATTTTACATACTTTCCGGTTTTATACTTTTCGCAGCACTGTCACGTCTGCTACCACATGCTTATAACTTTACCCCTCTAGGTGCAATTGCTCTTTTCGGAGCTGCTTACTTCAAGGATAAAAAATGGGCTTTTATCATTCCCATTACCGCTTTTTGGATCAGTGACTTACTCCTGAACAATCTTTTCTATTCAGCCTACTACGAAGGGTTCACATGGTTTACCAGTGGATTTCTCTACCTATACGGTAGTATTGCAATGATCGCTGTTTTGGGGTATTACCTTCTCAAGAAAGTAACCATTGGCAGAGTTATCGGTGGCGCACTCGGCGCATCTCTGATTTTCTTTATCGTTAGTAACTTTGGTGTATGGATTTCAAGCCCATTATACCCGTTAAGCGCTGAAGGACTGATTGCTTGCTATACAGCAGCTATTCCATTTTTCCACAATACACTTGGAGGAAACCTGGTCTACAGTGCTCTTCTATTTGGAGCTTACGAATGGCTGAAAGTACAATACCCATCCCTTCAGCCGGTTGAATCTCAAGTTTAA
- a CDS encoding YceI family protein, which yields MFKKATYITLAAFLFTAFAAFTTIDREATSWQVDKAHSTIKFTINHFFTPVTGTFDDVDATINFDPENLAESSLDVSIPIESVNTRNERRDNHLKSEDFFNTSEWPNMEFVSSSIEQTGENQFVARGELTIRDVTREFDLPFELLGVMDHPMQENTRVAGIVANAELMRNDFGVGVGDWAATAVVGNKVDIELQLELNASN from the coding sequence ATGTTTAAAAAAGCGACATATATTACACTTGCAGCATTTCTATTTACTGCGTTTGCTGCATTTACAACAATCGACAGAGAAGCCACAAGCTGGCAGGTAGATAAAGCACACAGTACCATTAAATTTACGATCAATCATTTCTTTACACCGGTAACCGGTACTTTTGATGATGTTGATGCAACAATCAATTTCGATCCGGAAAACCTTGCCGAAAGTAGCCTTGATGTATCAATACCAATTGAGAGCGTGAATACAAGAAATGAGCGAAGAGATAATCACCTGAAGTCTGAAGATTTCTTTAATACTTCGGAGTGGCCTAACATGGAATTTGTAAGCAGTTCAATTGAGCAGACAGGAGAAAATCAATTTGTTGCTCGTGGAGAACTTACTATTCGTGACGTTACCCGGGAATTCGATCTTCCTTTTGAGCTTTTAGGTGTAATGGATCATCCAATGCAGGAAAATACACGTGTAGCCGGTATAGTTGCTAATGCTGAACTGATGCGCAACGATTTTGGAGTAGGTGTAGGCGACTGGGCCGCAACAGCAGTTGTTGGAAATAAAGTAGACATTGAGTTACAGCTCGAGTTGAATGCTTCCAACTAA
- a CDS encoding GntR family transcriptional regulator, translating into MKHSAKHISDRIRLMIATKQFQVGELLPSTRELGRQLGASFHTVRKAYHQLADEGLITPEQGRGFVVNRQSTSLDKTQRIEMGTEKMQELLEELIGYGLDEKEIEAIFEEQISYMEWPDRIQSIATVGETVELAKLLSDSIKNQIGVKSVPISADNYDRLVKYDALFVPIHLVSEFRSLSNTIRLLPVVFHYDADVLLSIVDRSGIEAIGLVTAEEESISKIIDELKTLMNFEGAFVAGATYGKSLPLFVRNTDLIVYTPASARLVEQKVPEVKRIKLEYIISEKSAQMIRSELWDQ; encoded by the coding sequence ATGAAACACTCCGCCAAACATATCTCAGACCGTATCCGCCTGATGATTGCCACCAAGCAGTTTCAGGTGGGGGAGCTGCTTCCCTCAACCCGGGAATTGGGCCGGCAACTGGGGGCCAGTTTTCATACCGTGCGCAAAGCGTACCATCAGCTTGCCGATGAAGGATTGATCACGCCAGAGCAGGGACGCGGTTTTGTAGTGAACCGGCAAAGTACCTCGCTCGATAAAACCCAGCGAATTGAGATGGGAACCGAGAAGATGCAGGAGCTGCTGGAAGAACTGATCGGTTACGGTCTGGATGAAAAGGAGATCGAAGCGATTTTTGAAGAGCAGATCAGCTACATGGAGTGGCCCGACCGAATTCAAAGTATTGCAACCGTGGGGGAGACAGTGGAACTCGCCAAGCTATTGTCAGACTCGATTAAGAATCAGATCGGCGTAAAGAGTGTACCGATATCGGCTGATAATTATGATAGACTGGTTAAGTACGATGCTCTTTTTGTACCGATTCATCTTGTAAGCGAGTTTCGATCGCTGAGTAACACCATTCGCCTGTTGCCGGTTGTTTTTCACTACGATGCGGATGTACTTCTTTCCATTGTGGATCGCTCGGGCATCGAGGCGATTGGCCTGGTTACGGCCGAAGAGGAATCGATCTCAAAAATTATTGACGAGCTAAAAACACTCATGAACTTTGAAGGCGCGTTTGTGGCTGGTGCCACCTACGGCAAATCCCTGCCACTTTTTGTGCGAAATACCGATCTGATTGTCTATACTCCCGCCAGTGCCCGGCTAGTGGAACAAAAAGTGCCGGAAGTTAAACGGATCAAATTGGAGTACATCATTTCAGAAAAGAGCGCGCAGATGATTCGGTCGGAGTTGTGGGATCAGTAG
- the mutS gene encoding DNA mismatch repair protein MutS — translation MGKKKKKQTPLMRQYFEIKEKHPGTILLFRVGDFYETFADDAVLISKELGITLTKRNNGGDQTPLAGFPYHALDSYLPKLVKRGFRVAICEQTEDPETAKKAGKKIVNREVTEITTPGVTMSEKLLDHKRNNYIVSIFWAGGTVGVAFSDISTGEFGLSQVGKTELDSLIQSLQPSEVLIQKKLKNSVPEILKSNNITFIEDWVYEGDYGYKILTEHFKTHSLKGFGVEDLEIAHHAAGSLLHYMQETQKSSLGHLKRLYAYENSEYMSLDGSTKRNLELTSSMQEGGTDGTLVSILDATSTAMGGRLLRKWIMRPLKKAETIENRLEAVDELVKDHTLREELRDELDQVGDLERLISRISVGRTNARDLKQLQLSLAQITAIKRIIGQSGSVLIKSINKRLKLLIDVQERINGALVEDPPASIRDGGIFDEGFNEDLDELREIARNGKKYIAEIKNKLAKDAGIPSLKIGYNKVFGYYIEVTNTHKDKVPEHFIRKQTLVNSERYITPELKEVEEKVLSAEDKSKTLEGELFEELRLYVAEFAEDVQQIATAIAELDCIQSFAEVAFRNNYVKPEINEEDVVDVKKGRHPVVEKTLEAGEPFIPNDIYLDNSEFQILMITGPNMAGKSIILRQTGLLVLMAQIGCFVPAEKATIGLVDKIFTRVGASDNLAAGESTFLVEMNEAANILNNATPKSLILLDEVGRGTSTFDGLSIAWSLSEYLHNKPEVAAKTLFATHYHELNELEERYERIKNFNVQVKEHDGKVIFLRKLVRGGADHSYGIQVANMAGLPDVVINRAKEILSNLESHTLDVSHDGNGAMAQSAKKKEAAKKVTKEVEKQAELPQMTLFGSQIDPNVETLLNKLEAADPDRMTPIEAMLMLSELKRLVK, via the coding sequence ATGGGTAAGAAGAAGAAAAAGCAGACGCCATTGATGCGTCAATATTTTGAAATTAAGGAGAAACACCCCGGGACTATTCTGCTGTTCAGGGTGGGTGATTTTTATGAGACATTTGCCGATGATGCCGTTTTGATTAGCAAAGAGCTGGGAATTACTCTAACCAAACGAAATAACGGTGGAGATCAAACTCCGTTGGCAGGATTCCCCTATCATGCACTCGACTCCTATCTTCCCAAACTCGTGAAACGTGGATTTCGTGTGGCCATCTGTGAGCAGACTGAAGATCCGGAAACTGCGAAGAAAGCCGGTAAGAAAATTGTGAACCGGGAGGTAACGGAGATTACCACCCCCGGGGTGACCATGTCTGAGAAGCTGCTTGATCATAAGCGAAATAACTATATCGTCTCGATTTTCTGGGCGGGAGGTACTGTCGGAGTTGCATTCTCGGATATATCCACCGGTGAGTTTGGTTTGAGTCAGGTCGGTAAAACGGAATTGGACAGTTTAATTCAGTCGCTGCAGCCGTCGGAAGTGTTGATTCAGAAAAAATTAAAGAACAGCGTTCCGGAAATTCTGAAATCAAACAACATCACCTTTATTGAAGACTGGGTGTATGAAGGGGATTACGGCTATAAAATCCTGACCGAGCATTTTAAAACACACTCCCTGAAGGGCTTTGGCGTAGAGGACTTGGAAATTGCACATCATGCAGCCGGTTCGTTGTTGCATTATATGCAGGAGACACAGAAATCTTCGCTGGGTCATCTGAAGCGGCTCTATGCTTATGAAAACAGCGAATATATGTCGCTGGACGGATCGACCAAACGAAATCTGGAACTGACGTCGAGCATGCAGGAGGGGGGAACCGACGGAACACTGGTTTCCATTCTGGATGCAACGTCTACGGCGATGGGGGGGCGTTTGCTGAGAAAGTGGATAATGCGTCCTCTGAAAAAAGCAGAAACGATTGAGAATCGGCTTGAGGCGGTCGATGAGCTGGTTAAAGACCACACATTGCGCGAAGAGTTGCGGGATGAGCTGGATCAGGTTGGCGATCTCGAGCGGCTAATTAGCCGGATCAGCGTGGGGCGAACCAATGCGCGAGATTTGAAACAGCTTCAACTTTCCCTAGCACAAATTACCGCAATCAAGAGAATTATAGGTCAGAGTGGAAGTGTACTTATCAAATCAATCAACAAACGGTTAAAGCTTTTGATTGATGTTCAGGAGCGAATCAACGGGGCTCTGGTGGAAGATCCGCCCGCGAGTATTCGAGATGGAGGAATATTTGATGAGGGATTCAATGAAGACCTGGATGAACTGCGAGAGATTGCCCGAAACGGGAAAAAATACATTGCCGAGATTAAAAATAAATTGGCCAAGGATGCCGGAATTCCATCCCTCAAAATTGGATACAACAAGGTGTTTGGCTACTACATTGAGGTGACCAACACGCACAAGGATAAAGTGCCGGAACATTTCATTCGCAAGCAGACACTGGTGAACTCCGAACGCTACATCACACCTGAGCTGAAAGAGGTGGAGGAGAAGGTTTTGTCGGCCGAGGATAAAAGCAAAACGCTGGAGGGCGAACTGTTTGAAGAGTTGCGACTCTATGTAGCCGAGTTTGCCGAGGATGTTCAACAGATTGCCACGGCCATTGCGGAATTGGACTGCATTCAAAGTTTTGCAGAGGTGGCCTTCCGGAATAACTACGTAAAACCGGAGATCAATGAAGAAGATGTGGTTGATGTGAAAAAAGGGCGTCACCCGGTAGTTGAGAAAACCCTGGAAGCAGGAGAGCCTTTTATTCCGAATGATATCTATCTGGATAACAGCGAATTTCAAATATTGATGATTACCGGGCCGAACATGGCCGGTAAAAGTATTATTCTGCGTCAAACGGGATTACTGGTTTTGATGGCGCAGATCGGTTGTTTTGTACCGGCCGAAAAGGCCACAATCGGACTTGTGGACAAAATATTTACCCGGGTTGGAGCCTCAGATAATCTGGCTGCAGGAGAGAGTACCTTTCTCGTGGAGATGAATGAAGCGGCCAACATTCTGAATAATGCCACACCAAAATCCCTGATTCTATTGGATGAAGTTGGACGCGGAACCAGTACATTTGACGGGCTGAGTATCGCGTGGTCGCTGTCGGAGTATCTGCACAACAAACCAGAAGTAGCTGCAAAAACACTTTTTGCGACGCACTATCATGAGCTCAACGAGTTAGAGGAGCGTTACGAGCGGATCAAGAACTTCAACGTACAGGTGAAGGAGCACGATGGGAAAGTGATCTTTCTGCGGAAATTGGTTCGCGGCGGCGCCGATCACAGCTACGGAATTCAGGTGGCCAATATGGCCGGTCTGCCGGATGTAGTGATTAATCGTGCGAAGGAAATCTTATCAAACCTGGAGAGTCACACGCTGGATGTGAGTCACGATGGAAACGGGGCAATGGCTCAATCAGCCAAAAAGAAAGAGGCGGCAAAGAAAGTGACCAAAGAGGTTGAGAAACAGGCAGAATTACCTCAGATGACGCTATTTGGATCGCAAATCGATCCGAATGTGGAAACGCTATTGAATAAACTGGAAGCCGCCGATCCTGATCGAATGACGCCTATTGAAGCGATGCTGATGCTGAGTGAACTGAAGCGTTTGGTAAAATAA
- a CDS encoding DEAD/DEAH box helicase gives MDIKKLLDQAITALESEIETVREKPSSDVLFAGKREKVTASDSVNYKFESHQPAIRFAEEIKAMAGEKSWTVHPVSFEDKEVTLQFPEDVGSSISEVHVEWENDFILKKTLSEIAKLNSREKSELERLEHLFEPNGQAIPGPDEVDDDGMRNEAQLDAIRMSMNRRATFIWGPPGTGKTATLGYIIANYLKNGKKVLFASNTNRAVDVGLLSALDAIQKIGLNIPQHRITRFGEAALDASELEPILFSNQLEQTIRKRQEQAGEWIGLMERRKQALQAVEKRFRNGKQPTNNQELEMKLIEQKIEDAGGLEELEEKLEELSQVNDRAELWKKQLVATTLAKVCTSDLFHDLDFDAVVVDESSMANLPYMMVLAAHAKWHMVVVGDPMQLPPIALTSDRKSREFLEKDIFTTVSGADSSEALFRWHDEHPEFTAFFDTQYRLEESLADVISTVFYEGRLKTGKIQDQSLGELSDRAFHLVNTSKYGPFLEQKSGERGFKPINMVHQEVVERLLKNMGGRGIFMEDVGVIVPFRSAVYDLRNRLYEAGIRNVEVGTIHTFQGREKDYIIFDTVMSGEKQRGTKRHYSVRPLDEEKNGLSVPRLLNVAFSRSRKELVVIADMDHVERVYGGKFLGKLLKRIGG, from the coding sequence ATGGATATAAAAAAACTACTCGATCAAGCCATAACCGCCCTCGAATCGGAGATTGAAACGGTTCGGGAAAAACCGTCATCGGATGTACTCTTTGCAGGAAAAAGAGAGAAAGTAACCGCTTCAGACAGTGTGAACTACAAGTTCGAATCTCATCAGCCTGCCATTCGGTTTGCGGAGGAGATAAAAGCGATGGCCGGTGAAAAAAGCTGGACGGTTCATCCCGTTTCGTTTGAGGACAAAGAGGTTACCTTACAATTTCCTGAGGATGTTGGCAGTTCTATTTCAGAAGTACACGTGGAGTGGGAAAACGACTTTATTCTGAAGAAAACCTTGTCTGAAATCGCAAAACTGAACAGCCGGGAAAAAAGTGAACTGGAACGCCTCGAACATCTCTTTGAACCGAATGGTCAAGCGATTCCCGGTCCGGATGAAGTGGATGACGATGGCATGCGGAACGAAGCGCAGCTTGACGCGATTCGAATGTCTATGAATCGCAGGGCGACGTTTATCTGGGGGCCGCCCGGAACCGGTAAAACCGCTACGCTGGGATATATTATAGCCAACTACCTGAAGAACGGAAAAAAAGTCCTCTTTGCATCGAATACCAACAGAGCCGTTGATGTTGGACTGCTGAGTGCACTGGATGCAATTCAAAAGATTGGGCTGAATATTCCACAGCATAGAATCACACGTTTTGGGGAGGCCGCGCTGGATGCTTCTGAACTGGAGCCGATTCTCTTTTCCAATCAGCTTGAACAGACGATTCGTAAGCGGCAGGAGCAGGCCGGAGAGTGGATCGGATTGATGGAGCGCAGAAAGCAGGCGCTGCAGGCCGTTGAAAAACGTTTCCGAAATGGTAAGCAGCCAACAAACAATCAGGAGCTGGAGATGAAGCTGATTGAGCAGAAAATTGAGGATGCCGGCGGACTGGAGGAGTTGGAAGAGAAGCTTGAGGAGTTAAGTCAGGTGAACGACCGAGCTGAGCTGTGGAAAAAACAGCTTGTGGCCACAACATTGGCTAAGGTATGTACGTCTGATCTGTTTCATGATCTCGATTTTGATGCTGTTGTAGTAGATGAAAGTTCGATGGCGAATCTTCCCTACATGATGGTACTCGCGGCTCATGCCAAGTGGCACATGGTGGTTGTGGGCGACCCGATGCAGCTTCCACCCATTGCTTTGACATCCGACCGAAAATCCCGCGAGTTTTTGGAGAAAGATATTTTTACTACGGTTTCCGGCGCCGACTCATCAGAAGCCCTCTTTCGCTGGCACGACGAGCATCCCGAATTCACCGCCTTTTTTGATACGCAGTACCGCCTGGAAGAGTCACTTGCCGATGTGATCAGTACTGTGTTTTACGAAGGCCGATTGAAAACCGGCAAAATTCAGGATCAATCGCTAGGGGAGCTTTCTGATCGCGCCTTTCATTTGGTCAACACTTCTAAGTATGGGCCGTTTCTGGAGCAGAAATCCGGCGAACGGGGATTCAAGCCGATCAACATGGTTCATCAAGAGGTGGTTGAACGACTGCTGAAAAATATGGGTGGTCGCGGCATTTTCATGGAAGATGTTGGGGTGATTGTGCCGTTCCGAAGTGCAGTTTATGATCTTCGAAATCGTCTCTATGAAGCCGGCATCCGGAATGTTGAAGTGGGAACCATTCATACCTTTCAGGGTCGGGAAAAAGATTACATCATTTTTGATACGGTGATGAGCGGTGAAAAACAGAGAGGCACCAAACGTCACTATTCCGTACGTCCGCTCGATGAGGAGAAAAACGGTTTGAGTGTACCGCGGCTGCTGAATGTGGCTTTCTCAAGAAGCCGGAAAGAGCTTGTGGTTATTGCCGATATGGATCATGTGGAGAGGGTGTACGGCGGAAAGTTTTTAGGAAAGCTTCTGAAAAGAATTGGTGGGTGA
- a CDS encoding YifB family Mg chelatase-like AAA ATPase, whose product MLSRVYCASTIGVDARLIEVEVNRSGGLPKYFLVGLPDRAVSESKDRIDAALKNADAFFPRGRITVNLAPADLPKEGSAFDLPIAVSLLAVSEQVKTEKLEKSLILGELALDGKLRPVKGVLPMAVEAKERGLKYIILPEENGPEAGVVDGIDVLPFKDLREVMNWFEDERTKEPLIIDPKNLFSKNGKAEVLDFEDVRGQENVKRALEVAAAGGHNVIMVGPPGSGKTMMARRLPTILPPLTLDEALETTKIHSVAGILESGKSLVTHRPFRSPHHTVSDVALVGGGSIPMPGEISMAHNGVLFLDELPEFKRSALEVMRQPLEDGNVSISRARMSVNYPSRIMLVASMNPSPTGDWYDPDDESGSTHMQMQRYLNKISGPMLDRIDLHVDVEKVSFDELSNKNKGENSTSIRERVIEAREIQDRRFMGISGVYCNAQMNTKMARKICRIDEAGEQMLKKAMNTLGLSARAFDRILKVSRTIADLDRSEGILSNHIAEAIQYRSLDREGWLG is encoded by the coding sequence ATGCTATCAAGAGTTTATTGTGCGTCAACGATAGGAGTAGATGCACGTCTGATTGAAGTGGAAGTAAACCGAAGCGGAGGATTACCAAAATATTTTTTGGTAGGATTGCCCGACCGTGCCGTAAGTGAATCTAAAGACAGGATTGATGCCGCCTTAAAAAACGCAGATGCTTTTTTCCCTCGTGGGAGAATAACTGTCAATCTTGCACCGGCTGATCTGCCGAAGGAGGGGAGCGCATTCGATTTACCCATAGCAGTAAGCTTGTTAGCTGTATCGGAACAGGTAAAAACCGAAAAACTGGAAAAGTCACTGATTCTGGGAGAGCTGGCACTGGATGGGAAGTTGAGGCCGGTAAAAGGTGTATTGCCAATGGCTGTGGAAGCAAAAGAGCGAGGATTGAAATATATAATTCTCCCCGAAGAAAACGGCCCGGAAGCAGGTGTGGTGGATGGAATCGATGTATTGCCGTTTAAAGATTTGCGTGAAGTGATGAATTGGTTTGAGGATGAGCGTACAAAAGAACCGTTGATTATTGATCCAAAAAATCTGTTCAGCAAAAATGGAAAAGCTGAAGTGTTGGATTTTGAAGATGTACGTGGTCAGGAAAATGTAAAGCGCGCCCTAGAAGTTGCTGCTGCCGGAGGCCACAACGTTATTATGGTAGGCCCTCCTGGGTCCGGGAAAACGATGATGGCAAGACGGCTGCCTACAATTTTACCTCCGCTCACTTTGGATGAAGCTCTTGAGACCACGAAAATTCATTCGGTAGCCGGAATACTGGAAAGCGGTAAATCATTGGTAACTCATCGTCCATTTCGAAGCCCGCATCATACCGTATCGGATGTGGCTCTTGTTGGAGGGGGAAGTATACCCATGCCGGGAGAGATTTCAATGGCACATAATGGAGTTCTGTTTCTGGATGAATTGCCGGAGTTTAAAAGAAGTGCACTTGAGGTGATGAGGCAACCATTGGAAGATGGGAATGTAAGTATTTCGCGGGCCAGGATGAGCGTGAATTATCCGAGCAGAATTATGCTTGTGGCTTCGATGAATCCTTCGCCAACGGGTGACTGGTATGATCCGGATGATGAAAGTGGTTCAACACATATGCAGATGCAGCGATATTTGAATAAAATCAGCGGGCCAATGCTCGACAGAATAGACCTCCATGTGGATGTTGAGAAAGTGAGTTTTGATGAGTTATCAAATAAAAATAAAGGGGAGAACTCAACCAGTATTCGTGAAAGGGTGATTGAGGCCCGGGAAATTCAAGACCGACGTTTTATGGGTATTAGCGGTGTTTATTGCAATGCACAGATGAATACAAAGATGGCCAGGAAAATTTGCAGAATTGATGAGGCCGGAGAGCAGATGCTAAAAAAAGCGATGAATACCCTTGGACTGTCGGCTCGTGCTTTTGACCGAATACTCAAGGTTTCAAGGACGATTGCGGATTTGGATCGATCGGAAGGCATACTGTCAAATCATATCGCTGAGGCAATCCAGTATAGAAGTTTAGACAGAGAAGGCTGGTTAGGATGA
- a CDS encoding DNA-3-methyladenine glycosylase produces MFSEEDVLPVEFYDNPDVVDIAQKLLGKVLCSMIDGVFTAGIISETEAYCGRNDKACHANNGKRTDRTEVMFGKPGHAYIYLCYGIHHLFNVVTNRTGFADAVLIRSILPVDGLDQIIERRTVKNHVNLANGPGKLTQALGITTDLNKTYLINPPVWIENRGVEIPSTEIAPSKRIGVEYAGDHAERLWRFEISKSLSKKLKV; encoded by the coding sequence ATGTTTTCTGAAGAAGACGTTTTGCCTGTTGAATTTTACGACAATCCCGATGTAGTGGATATTGCACAAAAACTATTGGGGAAAGTGTTGTGTAGTATGATTGATGGGGTTTTCACCGCCGGTATTATTTCTGAAACTGAAGCATATTGTGGGCGCAATGATAAAGCCTGCCATGCAAATAACGGTAAGCGCACAGACCGAACAGAAGTGATGTTCGGCAAGCCGGGTCACGCTTACATCTATCTCTGTTATGGAATTCACCACCTGTTCAATGTAGTTACCAACCGCACAGGATTTGCTGATGCCGTACTCATTCGAAGTATTCTACCGGTTGATGGCTTAGATCAAATCATAGAGAGAAGAACCGTTAAAAATCATGTCAATTTAGCCAACGGACCCGGAAAGCTCACCCAGGCTCTGGGAATAACAACCGACCTGAATAAAACATACCTAATAAATCCGCCGGTCTGGATTGAAAATCGTGGAGTTGAAATCCCATCAACAGAAATTGCTCCCTCCAAACGTATTGGGGTAGAATATGCCGGCGATCATGCAGAGCGCCTATGGCGATTCGAAATCTCAAAAAGTTTGAGTAAGAAGTTAAAAGTTTAG